Sequence from the [Clostridium] scindens genome:
CGGTCCAGAAGAACTGGATATCCGCTCCTTTTCCAGACTGTACCGATGTCTCCCACGCTGGAATCAGCTGATCCGATGTCTGCTGCACCATTTCAATCTTAATATCCGGATTCTCCTTCTCATAGGCATCCACCGTCTCTTCAAGCCATGCCTTGGAGCCGGGAACATCTTCCTCGCCCCACCACCACAGTGTAAGTTCCGTCTTGCCGCCGGATCCATCTTCTGCCTTCTCCTTGCCCTGGCAGCCGGATAGCATTGCCATAAACATTGCTGCTACAATCAACATACTGACAACTCTTTTCATATGCGTCCTCCTTTAATCATTATAACGTCATATTGTTATAATGATTATAACCTTTTGGATTATGGATGTCAATATGAATTTTCTTACAATAAAGCCTGCCGTTTCTATCTTCGCATATCGGCTTTTAGCCTTGTCCATGGCAAGCTCGGCCTGTCTTTTAAGAATTCTCTCAGATACTCGAACTGCGGATTCTTCTTCAGAAATTCCTCCGCATAAAATGGCATCCCGCAAGGACTTCCCCATCTGGCCCACAAACTCAGTTCCTTCGCGTCCGCACTGTCGGCGGTCACCGCATCCACTGCTCCCCTCGGCTGGAAGGGAACCGGCCTTCCCGGCTGGCTCATGTATGCCCTGTCATCCAGTTCATAATGGGCGCATACCGTTCGGGAGCATGGATTCTCCCGATCCAGGTATACATCGAAATGATCCGCCAGAATCTCCTGTGCGGCCAAATTGTCTATCCTCCCCTTATATTCTTCCAGAAGTCCGGGAAGGCGGACCTGTCTTGCTCCCTGATGCCGCCTGATATCCGCAAACCCGCTGTTCTCGCATTCCAAGTTGCGGATTCTCGGATCCAAAGGCGCATTAAAGCCTGCATAATATCCATCAGTAGTTCTGTCTATATGATAAAACTTAAGACCTGCTTCAAACCGCATGATCTCTCCAGTCTTAATGTCTCCTGCCAGCCAGGTATTGGCATACCCGCCGTTATTGTCCTCCCAGAAAAGTTCCACGAATTCATCCAGACTCCCTGCATACTGGGCGGCACGCCGGATACGCGCAAATTCCGGCGCGCCGTCGCAGTCATAAGCGTTGAATCCTCCAATGGTGGTCTCCGTTATCATAAGCCCTTTTCCTTCTCCAATCCGGGTCTCATAGAAGTCGGACAGGCTATGGATATATCCCGGACAGGACTGCATGATGAAACGGTTTCCATCTGCCGGAACCAGATCCACTACTACATTCATAGAATTGCTGTTCTCATACGGCGTAAAACTATTGTGTGCCATGACAATTCTTCCGTCAGCCGTATACGATCCAGTTGCTATAAATGCGCTGCAGTGATCTCCCGCTCCAGAAGAAAATCTTTTCAAGGTTCTTCCGCCTGCATGCCGGATGCCATGCTGCACGTCCAGGCTATCATAAAGTTCTGGCGCTGCGTTGGGAAACCAGGAACCGGTAAGTTCCTCATACCCATTCCACAGAATCAGATCATCTGGCGTCACCGGACAGTCTGGTATGACTTGCCGGACTCCCTGTACCATGCCCTGCATTTCTTCCAGAAATTCTTTGTAAGGCTTCCTGCATAGGTGCTCCTTCCATTTATGCAAAATACTGATCTTGCTGTCTTTCAAAAACTCCCACTCTATGCCAGTCTGGAGCATCACCAGCCGGGATGCCTCCCTTATGGCATCCCGGATTTCCCTGGCCAGAAGTTCTCCATAGGAAACGCCCCGTTCGAAAGGCTTTCCCTCGATATAGAGGAATTCCCATCCATCCTTAGAATACCGGTAACTCTTCCCGTCCCTCGACCATTCCTTCTTTTCCATATGCTCTCTCCCGTCACGATTATAATTACTTCTGATATAATTTCCAAATCTGCCAGTTCCAATTCATTCTCCTTTTCAGAGAATCCATACCTTTATTTATTTTTTCAGAACTCTCTAAGCCGTAACCTCATGAAAAGCGAGAACAGGCCAGTAAAAGGTTATTCAAAACCTGGCTTGGAAACCTGGAATAAGAATGGACCTCTTCACTTCAAGGCAGAAATTTTTTTATGCTCTGTGCTTAATATAATAAATTCTGCTCAACATATGGTATAATGTTGTCTCAATATAATATTTTTCATAGGATAGGAGAACAGCCGTATGAATATTAAAGAAAAGATGCACAGCGGGGAATTATATTACCCCGGAGATGAGGCGCTGATGAAGGAACAGCTGGCATACCTTGATAAATTATATGATTTTAATATGACGCGCCCCACGGAGCAGGAAAGAAGAAAAGAAATGTTGAAAGAAATGTTTGCTGAAATTGGGGAAGACTGCTACATCGAGCCACCTCTGCATACAAACTTCGGTGGCAGGCATGTGCATTTCGGCCATAGCATCTATGCCAATTTTAACCTGACGCTGGTGGATGATACTCACATTTATGTAGGGGACTATACCATGTTCGGCCCCAATGTGACGGTTGCGACTGCAGGTCATCCTATCTGTCCTGAGTCCAGGCAGGAAGGATATCAGTATAATTTCCCCGTACACATTGGAAGAAACTGCTGGATTGGCGCCGGCGCCATTATTGTGCCCGGCATCACCATCGGCGACAACGTTGTGATTGGCGCTGGCAGCGTGGTTACAAAGGATATTCCTTCGAATGTCGTTGCGGTGGGCAACCCCTGTCGGATCCTGCGGGAAATCGGCGAGTACGACCGGGAGTACTACTTCAAGAACCGGAAGTTCCCGCCTGCAGATCGGCCTTAATATTGAAATGGAGAATACCTCACAAGTATTCTCCATTTTTCAAAATCGGATGAGATTTAACCCTCATTTATTTCTGCACGATATTAATGATTTTCTTCGGCACATAGATTTCTTTTACAATCGTGCCCGTCAATTTGTCTGCCACTGCCTCTTTTCCTGCGGCAATCGCATCTTCCTTGGAAATGTCCGCTGCCACGGAAATGACTGCTCTTGTCTTGCCATTAATCTGTACCGGCACTTCGATCTCGTCATCTTTCATGGCTTCCATGTCATAAGTCGGCCATCCGGCTGCGAACACGCTGCCCTCATGTCCCAGCTGCTCCCAGATTTCCTCCGCGATATGGGGGGCGAATGGGGAAAGCAGCACTGCCATTGTAGACAGGGTCTCCTTATCGATCGCGCCTTCCTTCTTGGCAATCTCGATCAATTTATTGTTGTGCTCCATAAATCCTGAGATCGCTGTATTCAAACTGAAGTTTTCCAAACGGGTTGTAATATCATACACCAGTCTATGGCGCTCCTTGATCATTTCCTTGGTAGCCTTGACATCCGCATCCTTGCTGTCCATCACAAGATTCCAGAGACGCTTCAAGAAACGGTTTACGCCGTCGATTCCTCTGTCATCCCATTCTGCGTCCAGTTCTGGAGGGCCTACGAACAGTTCGTACATCCGGAGGGAATCGCATCCGTAGTCTCTTACCAGATCATCCGGGGAAACCACGTTTCCTTTGGACTTGCTCATCTTGATGCCATTCTTGCCGGTGATCATTCCCTGGTTGAACAGTTTATGGAACGGCTCGTCAAAGTCGATCGCTCCGATGTCATATAAAAATTTGGTATAGAAGCGGGAGTACAGAAGGTGAAGTACCGCGTGCTCTACGCCGCCAATATACATATCTACCGGAAGCATCTCGTCTGCCTTTTCTCTGGAAACCAGTTCCTTGTCATTGTGATTATCCACATAGCGCAGGAAATACCAGGAAGACCCTGCCCACTGAGGCATGGTGTTGGTCTCTCGCTTGGCAGGCTTTCCACATACCGGGCACTTGCAGTTCACCCACTCGTCAATTCCAGCCAGTGGAGATTCTCCGGTTCCAGTAGGCTCATAGGATTCTACCTCAGGCAGGCGAAGCGGAAGTTCTTCTTCCGGTACCGGAACGGCTCCGCAGTCCGGGCAATGCACGATCGGAATCGGCTCGCCCCAGTATCTCTGGCGGGAGAATACCCAGTCACGCAGCTTGTAGTTCACGGTTGCCCGGCCAAGTCCGCGCTTCTCGATGATATGCGGCGCCTCTTTCTTAAGTACCGCGGATTCCATGCCATTCCATTCTCCGGAATTGATCATAGTTCCTGCCGCTTCTGTATAGGCTTCTGTCATATTTTCGATTTCCTTGCCGTCCTTGGCGATAACCTGGACGATCGGAATTCCAAACTTGGTTGCAAATTCAAAGTCACGGTCGTCATGAGCGGGAACGCACATGATAGCTCCTGTACCATAATCCGCCAGAACGTAATCGGACAGCCAGATTGGCGTCTTCTCCCCGTTCAGCGGGTTGATCGCGTAACTTCCGGTAAATACGCCGGTCTTTTCCTTATCCTGCATACGGTCTACGTTAGACTTCATGGACGCATCGTAGATATACTTCTCTACCGCCTCTCTTGTCTCATCCGTAGCCAGGCTCTTGGAAAGTTCGTGCTCAGGCGCAAGTACCATGAAGGTAGCGCCATAAAGGGTATCTGGCCTGGTGGTATAGACCGTGATTTTTTCTTCTCTTCCGTCAATTGGGAAATCTACTTCCGCGCCATAGGACTTTCCAATCCAGTCTGCCTGCATCTTCTTAACCTTCTCCGGCCAGTCCAGCTTGTCTAAGTCGCTGAGCAGACGCTCCGCATACTTGGTGATCCGCAGCATCCACTGGCGCAGGTTCTTCTTGGTCACGTCCGTGCCGCAGCGCTCGCATTTGCCATTGACAACTTCCTCGTTCGCCAGGCCGGTCTTGCAGGATGGGCACCAGTTGATCGGGAATTCCTTCTCATAAGCAAGGCCTTCCTTGAACATTTTTACGAAGATCCACTGGGTCCATTTATAGAATTCGGGATCTGTAGTGTTCACTTCCATATCCCAGTCATACAGGGCCGCGATCTCATTAATCTGGCGCTTGATGTTCTTTACATTCTCTGCTGTGGAGATTGCAGGATGCACGCCCATCTTGATGGCATAGTTCTCAGCCGGAAGTCCGAATGCATCCCATCCCATCGGATGCACGATATAGTATCCTTGCTGCAGCTTATATCTGCTCCATACGTCAGAGATTACATATCCCCTCCAATGTCCTACATGAAGGCCATTTCCCGACGGATACGGAAACATGTCCAGACAGTAGTACTTTTCCCTCTTATTCCCCTTTTCGTCAGCCTTAAGGTTGACTGGATTCTGCTCCCATCTTTCACGCCATTTTTTCTCGATTGCCTTATGGTTATAAGGTACGTTTGACATTATTCTTTCCTCCTGCTCTTTTGATATATTAAGGCCCATCGGCCTTGTCAGCATACCTGCTTTCTTAGAAAAAGCCTTCTCATCTCGCAAGAGACGAAAAGGCCTGAACTTCCGTGGTACCACTCTTTTTCACCCGTACTGATAAAATACGGATGCACTCATTATCTTCTGTAACGGGAAGGCCCGCTTCTGCCTATACGATCATACAGGGTTCAGCAGAAGAACTCCGAGGCGAGTTGGGAGATTACGCTTGCTGCCTTGCACCATCCGGCAGTTCTCTGTAAAACGGTAGGCTCTTACTACTCCTCATCTTCGTTTCTACAATATTCTTACTTATTATATGAAGAATGTTAAAATAAGTCAAGTCCTGATTTTAGGGTTCCTGAAAAACTTATTTTTTGTAGTTGTTCACGCCTTGGCTTTAGTGTATAATAAACATAAGTAAATGGTACTGAAAACTTCAGTATAATATGATACATAAAGGAGAGGTTTGCCATGGTAAATTTATTAACAGGCCCAAAAGGCACCGGAAAGACACAACAAATGATTGAGCAGGCTAATCAGCAGGCGAAAAGCTGTAACGGAAACGTAGTTTTTATCAAAAAGACGCATCGCGACACTGCAAGTGTTGCATTTGATATCCGTACGATCTGTATGGATGATTTTCCAGCAATTGAAAATATTGACGAGTATATCGGCTTTTTATATGGCATGTACAGTTCCAACCATGATATTGAATGTGTATTCATCGATGGAATACTGAAGCATGCCGATATTTCTTTAGGCAACATGCCAGAATTCATTGAGCGCCTTAAGAAGATTTCAAAGGAATGCGACATTGAATTCTATGTAAGCATCAGCGCCAACAAAGAAGATTTATCTGGTATTGACCAGACAGGCTGCCAGTATCTGAACTAGAACAACCGGCAAATACACGAAGCGAATGGAAATGCAGGGCGGTCCAGTGATGGACTGCCCTTTTACGGTATGAGAAAATGAGTGGAATCAAAGAACAAAAAAAGAAAAAGGGCCAGGCGTCAGAAGTTAAAAAGGCTTCGAGTGATGCTGTGTGCTCTTTTTTCTGTATTGGCATGTATTATTATCGTCGTAGGAATATGGATGGCCACATCCAAAGATACAAAGCACAAAAAATCTGTAGAAACCAGCGCCAAATCAGGAAAAGCAAAGATTGACACCTCCGGCGTGGAGGTAAAGAAACTGGTGATAGATACGGAAGAAGTCAAAGATAAAAAAGCATCTGTCACGCTCACGGTCAGTTCTATCGGCGACTGCACGCTGGGAACAGACGTGAATTTTAATCAGGATACCAGCCTGAATGCCTATTACAACGCGCAGGGGGCAGATTATTTCTTCCAGAATGTCCGATCCATCCTGTCTGAAGACGATTTGACCATCGTAAACATGGAAGGTACCTTGACTGATTCCGACCAGCGCGAGAATAAGACTTACGCCTTTAAGGCTCCTCCGGAATATGCCTCCATCCTATCCGGCAGTTCGGTGGAAGCTGCCAATCTGGCGAACAACCACAGCCATGACTATGGCGCGCAGAGTTATACCGATACCATTGCCGCTTTAGAAGGCGCAGGCGTATCCACATTTGGAGACGATCGGGCCAAGATTCTGGAGATCAAGGGCGTAAAGGTAGGGCTTACAGGCATCTACGAGCTTGCCGACCACCTGAAGAAAAAGCAGCAGGTAAAAGAAAATATTGCCGCCTTAAAGGAAACTGGCGCGCAACTGATAATCGTGAATTTCCATTGGGGAATTGAACGGGAATATCTGCCAAACGATACGCAGAAAAAACTGGCCCACTTAGCCATCGATGAGGGAGCCGACCTGGTGATCGGCCACCATCCCCATGTATTGCAGGGCGTTGAGAAGTATAAAGACAAATATATCGCCTACAGTCTTGGAAACTTCTGCTTTGGC
This genomic interval carries:
- a CDS encoding C45 family autoproteolytic acyltransferase/hydolase, translating into MEKKEWSRDGKSYRYSKDGWEFLYIEGKPFERGVSYGELLAREIRDAIREASRLVMLQTGIEWEFLKDSKISILHKWKEHLCRKPYKEFLEEMQGMVQGVRQVIPDCPVTPDDLILWNGYEELTGSWFPNAAPELYDSLDVQHGIRHAGGRTLKRFSSGAGDHCSAFIATGSYTADGRIVMAHNSFTPYENSNSMNVVVDLVPADGNRFIMQSCPGYIHSLSDFYETRIGEGKGLMITETTIGGFNAYDCDGAPEFARIRRAAQYAGSLDEFVELFWEDNNGGYANTWLAGDIKTGEIMRFEAGLKFYHIDRTTDGYYAGFNAPLDPRIRNLECENSGFADIRRHQGARQVRLPGLLEEYKGRIDNLAAQEILADHFDVYLDRENPCSRTVCAHYELDDRAYMSQPGRPVPFQPRGAVDAVTADSADAKELSLWARWGSPCGMPFYAEEFLKKNPQFEYLREFLKDRPSLPWTRLKADMRR
- a CDS encoding sugar O-acetyltransferase is translated as MNIKEKMHSGELYYPGDEALMKEQLAYLDKLYDFNMTRPTEQERRKEMLKEMFAEIGEDCYIEPPLHTNFGGRHVHFGHSIYANFNLTLVDDTHIYVGDYTMFGPNVTVATAGHPICPESRQEGYQYNFPVHIGRNCWIGAGAIIVPGITIGDNVVIGAGSVVTKDIPSNVVAVGNPCRILREIGEYDREYYFKNRKFPPADRP
- the leuS gene encoding leucine--tRNA ligase; amino-acid sequence: MSNVPYNHKAIEKKWRERWEQNPVNLKADEKGNKREKYYCLDMFPYPSGNGLHVGHWRGYVISDVWSRYKLQQGYYIVHPMGWDAFGLPAENYAIKMGVHPAISTAENVKNIKRQINEIAALYDWDMEVNTTDPEFYKWTQWIFVKMFKEGLAYEKEFPINWCPSCKTGLANEEVVNGKCERCGTDVTKKNLRQWMLRITKYAERLLSDLDKLDWPEKVKKMQADWIGKSYGAEVDFPIDGREEKITVYTTRPDTLYGATFMVLAPEHELSKSLATDETREAVEKYIYDASMKSNVDRMQDKEKTGVFTGSYAINPLNGEKTPIWLSDYVLADYGTGAIMCVPAHDDRDFEFATKFGIPIVQVIAKDGKEIENMTEAYTEAAGTMINSGEWNGMESAVLKKEAPHIIEKRGLGRATVNYKLRDWVFSRQRYWGEPIPIVHCPDCGAVPVPEEELPLRLPEVESYEPTGTGESPLAGIDEWVNCKCPVCGKPAKRETNTMPQWAGSSWYFLRYVDNHNDKELVSREKADEMLPVDMYIGGVEHAVLHLLYSRFYTKFLYDIGAIDFDEPFHKLFNQGMITGKNGIKMSKSKGNVVSPDDLVRDYGCDSLRMYELFVGPPELDAEWDDRGIDGVNRFLKRLWNLVMDSKDADVKATKEMIKERHRLVYDITTRLENFSLNTAISGFMEHNNKLIEIAKKEGAIDKETLSTMAVLLSPFAPHIAEEIWEQLGHEGSVFAAGWPTYDMEAMKDDEIEVPVQINGKTRAVISVAADISKEDAIAAGKEAVADKLTGTIVKEIYVPKKIINIVQK
- a CDS encoding CapA family protein produces the protein MESKNKKRKRARRQKLKRLRVMLCALFSVLACIIIVVGIWMATSKDTKHKKSVETSAKSGKAKIDTSGVEVKKLVIDTEEVKDKKASVTLTVSSIGDCTLGTDVNFNQDTSLNAYYNAQGADYFFQNVRSILSEDDLTIVNMEGTLTDSDQRENKTYAFKAPPEYASILSGSSVEAANLANNHSHDYGAQSYTDTIAALEGAGVSTFGDDRAKILEIKGVKVGLTGIYELADHLKKKQQVKENIAALKETGAQLIIVNFHWGIEREYLPNDTQKKLAHLAIDEGADLVIGHHPHVLQGVEKYKDKYIAYSLGNFCFGGNSNPEDKDTMIFQQTFTFKKGVVQKNDDIQMIPCSLSSATGYNDYCPTPLEGDSKQRVLDKIEEYSKDL